One genomic segment of Lysobacter sp. 5GHs7-4 includes these proteins:
- a CDS encoding cytochrome c gives MTRVGWRRILAWAVLLLAIWWLACWLLRWWSARGPTQRVEASAQQLVLGRYLTDAADCAACHTAPGGAPFAGGVPLASPFGTIHGTNITPDPEHGIGRYSADDFHHALTRGEARDGHQLYPAMPYVSYRDISRADSDAIYAYLMHQPAVAQPNRKNGVSFPFNIRSGIALWNLAFAGAQAKPASQGATPAWQRGRYLVDTLGHCGECHTPRGWAGQLKRAQPLAGNNALGRFAAPDITPQGLAARGWDAPQLRSYLATGLNPRAVASDEMLTVVRLSTSRLKPADLDAMTAYLLGDAPPAPQTLTQTAAPLSDGAGRHYLNLCAGCHGREREGVPHVAPGLRDNSSVRDRDPHNLIVAILDGLPEHDLVGLERMQPMPGFAQDLSDAEVAALANWLRAPTKASAVDAGAVAELRKGKPAH, from the coding sequence ATGACCCGGGTCGGCTGGCGGCGCATCCTGGCCTGGGCGGTGCTGCTGCTCGCGATCTGGTGGCTCGCGTGCTGGCTGCTGCGGTGGTGGTCCGCACGCGGCCCGACACAGCGCGTCGAGGCCAGCGCGCAACAACTCGTGCTCGGCCGTTATCTGACCGACGCCGCCGATTGCGCCGCCTGCCACACCGCGCCCGGCGGTGCGCCGTTTGCGGGCGGCGTGCCGCTGGCCTCGCCGTTCGGCACCATCCACGGCACCAACATCACCCCCGATCCTGAGCACGGCATCGGCCGCTACAGCGCCGACGATTTCCACCACGCGCTGACCCGCGGCGAAGCGCGCGACGGCCATCAGTTGTATCCGGCCATGCCTTACGTGTCGTACCGCGATATCTCACGTGCCGATTCCGACGCGATCTACGCCTACCTGATGCATCAGCCGGCAGTGGCTCAGCCCAACCGCAAGAACGGCGTGAGCTTCCCGTTCAACATCCGCAGCGGCATCGCACTGTGGAACCTGGCCTTCGCCGGCGCCCAGGCCAAGCCGGCCTCGCAGGGCGCCACGCCGGCCTGGCAGCGCGGACGTTACCTGGTCGATACGCTGGGCCATTGCGGCGAATGCCATACCCCGCGCGGCTGGGCCGGACAGCTCAAGCGCGCGCAGCCGCTGGCCGGCAACAACGCGCTAGGCCGCTTCGCCGCGCCCGACATCACCCCGCAGGGCCTGGCTGCGCGCGGCTGGGACGCGCCGCAATTGCGCAGCTATCTCGCCACCGGCCTCAATCCGCGCGCGGTGGCCTCCGACGAAATGCTGACCGTGGTGCGCCTGTCGACCAGCCGCCTGAAACCGGCCGATCTGGACGCGATGACGGCCTACCTGCTCGGCGACGCGCCGCCCGCGCCGCAGACGCTGACGCAAACCGCGGCGCCCCTATCCGATGGCGCAGGCCGGCATTACCTGAACCTGTGCGCGGGCTGCCACGGCCGCGAACGCGAAGGCGTGCCGCACGTCGCGCCGGGCTTGCGCGACAACAGCAGCGTGCGCGACCGCGATCCGCACAACCTGATCGTCGCCATCCTCGACGGCCTGCCGGAACACGACTTGGTCGGACTGGAACGCATGCAGCCGATGCCGGGCTTCGCCCAAGACCTGAGCGACGCCGAAGTCGCCGCGCTCGCCAATTGGCTGCGTGCGCCGACCAAGGCATCGGCGGTCGACGCCGGCGCGGTCGCGGAGCTGCGCAAGGGCAAGCCCGCGCACTGA